One stretch of Halichoerus grypus chromosome 10, mHalGry1.hap1.1, whole genome shotgun sequence DNA includes these proteins:
- the ODC1 gene encoding ornithine decarboxylase: MNSFSNADLDCHFLDEGFTAKDILDQKINEVSSSDDKDAFYVADLGDILKKHLRWLKALPRVTPFYAVKCNDSRTIVKTLATIGTGFDCASKTEIQLVQSLGVPPERIIYANPCKQVSQIKYAANNGVQMMTFDSEVELMKVARAHPKAKLVLRIATDDSKAVCRLSVKFGATLKISRLLLERARELNIDVIGVSFHVGSGCTDPETFVQAISDARCVFDMGAEVGFGMYLLDIGGGFPGSEDVKLKFEEITSVINPALDKYFPADSGVRIIAEPGRYYVASAFTLAVNIIAKKLVLKEQTGSDDEDESSEQTFMYYVNDGVYGSFNCILYDHAHVKPLLQKRPKPDEKYYSTSIWGPTCDGLDRIVERCDLPEMHVGDWMVFENMGAYTVAAASTFNGFQRPTIYYVMSGPTWQLTQQIQSHDFPAEVAEQDVGPLPVSCARESGLKRPAAARASASVNV, translated from the exons ATGAACAGCTTTAGTAATGCAGATTTAGACTGCCATTTCCTCGATGAAGGCTTTACTGCCAAGGATATTCTGGaccaaaaaattaatgaagtttcGTCTTCT GATGATAAGGATGCCTTCTATGTCGCCGACCTGGgagacattttaaagaaacatctgAGATGGTTAAAAGCTCTTCCTCGGGTCACCCCCTTTTATGCAGTCAAATGCAATGATAGCAGAACCATAGTGAAGACCCTTGCTACCATTGGGACAGGATTTGACTGTGCCAGCAAG ACTGAGATACAATTGGTACAAAGTCTTGGGGTGCCTCCAGAGAGGATTATCTATGCAAATCCTTGCAAACAAGTGTCTCAGATTAAGTATGCTGCCAATAACGGAGTCCAGATGATGACTTTTGATAGTGAAGTTGAACTGATGAAAGTTGCCAGGGCGCATCCAAAGGCCAA GTTGGTTTTGCGGATTGCCACCGATGATTCCAAAGCAGTCTGTCGCCTCAGTGTTAAATTTGGTGCCACACTCAAAATCAGCAGGCTTCTTTTGGAACGGGCGAGAGAGCTTAATATTGATGTCATTGGTGTCAG CTTCCACGTGGGAAGCGGCTGCACGGATCCTGAGACCTTTGTGCAAGCCATCTCTGATGCCCGCTGTGTCTTTGACATGGGA GCTGAGGTTGGTTTCGGCATGTATCTGCTTGATATCGGTGGTGGTTTTCCTGGATCTGAGGATGTGAAGCTTAAATTTGAAGAG ATCACCAGTGTGATCAACCCAGCCCTGGACAAGTACTTCCCGGCCGACTCGGGGGTGCGAATCATAGCGGAGCCCGGCAGATACTACGTTGCCTCAGCCTTCACGCTCGCAGTGAACATCATTGCCAAAAAACTCGTATTAAAGGAACAGACAGGCTCTGATG ATGAAGATGAGTCGAGTGAACAAACCTTTATGTATTACGTGAACGATGGAGTGTATGGATCGTTTAATTGCATCCTCTATGATCATGCCCACGTGAAGCCCCTTCTGCAGAAG AGACCCAAACCAGATGAGAAGTACTATTCAACCAGCATATGGGGACCAACATGTGACGGCCTGGATCGCATTGTCGAGCGCTGCGACTTGCCCGAGATGCACGTGGGCGATTGGATGGTCTTTGAAAACATGGGTGCTTACACGGTTGCTGCTGCTTCTACTTTCAACGGGTTCCAGAGGCCGACTATCTACTATGTGATGTCGGGGCCGACGTG GCAACTGACGCAGCAGATCCAGAGCCACGACTTCCCGGCCGAGGTGGCGGAGCAGGACGTCGGCCCCCTGCCTGTGTCCTGTGCCCGGGAGAGCGGGCTGAAGCGGCCCGCGGCCGCCCGTGCGTCCGCCAGCGTCAACGTGTAG